tgaaagtAGGTGAGAAGGTTAAAGTGGGTCAATCATTAGGTGGGTTCGTATAGAAGAAGTACATACATTGAGTAGTTTTTATATGAAGCATTAATACCAACATTACcaagaatatatatatgtattcAGTTTTTTATAATAAGATATTAACAATCAAGTGGAGTTACTAGGTACGTGtccaaaaaatcaaaataaatagCATACTCTTTCTTAAATGCAACACAAGAGGACGACCTGGTGTGCCCCAATACACGACACGAAGGCTCaagagaaaacaaaaaaaaaaaaaaaaagaaaagaaaaaaaaacagtaATTGACAGAAAAGATGTTATAGATTACAGcctttttcatcaaacaaCTACAATAATCAGCCAATGTCTTTTTTAAATACTATACGTGGACTTGGAAGAGGAtccaagaaaaacaaaaaggaTTTAGAGCCGTCAAATAACTCCATATATTCTCATTCAAATCTATCTGGCAATGGTTTGAGACGAACACAATCTCCCACAAAGTTTTCCCcttcaaaattatcatcTAAAGGTACACCAGGTTCAGCTCAATATACGTCTTCTCCTACAAAGCGTAGCAGAACAGGTCAATCTTTACAGCACCAAGatctgctgctgctgcttcAATATGGACACCAACTGGGAAGTGTGCTGCCACTGAAGCGTTCTTCTATACAGACCACGAAAACTACAATTGTGAATGTTGATCCACCATTGTTTTTATGTGAACCTTATGTGAAAACTGCTTTGGTTAAGGGATCATTCAAGACAATTGTCCAACTTCCGAAATATGTGGATTATTGCGAATGGTTGGCgttaaatatttttgagCTTTTCAATCATTTGAACCGGTTCTATGGAGTTATTCAGGAATACACCACACCTGAAGCTTATCCAACAATGAATGCGGGACCAAACACAAACTATTTATGGGTTAACTCTTCTGGTCAAGCTGTTAACTTACCTGCATGCCAGTACATTGAGTATGTCATTACCTGGGTCACCAACAAGTTGAATGACCAAAGTGTATTCCCCACCAAAAATGGCGGAGCATTTCCACCCAATTTTATAAAAGACTGCAAGAATATTAGCAGACAGATGTTTAGAATATTTGCTCATATATACCACAATCATTTCGACAAAATAATCCATTTGTCTTTGGAGGCACACTGGAACTCATTTTTTGCTCATTTCATATCTTTTGTGAAGGAgttcaatttaattgatagaACCGAAATGGAACCATTGTTACCTTTGATAGAGAATTTCGAACAACAAGGAAAAATTACTCAAGTTGGGAAATAGTAACTCATTTACAAGTTGCTGAGACTATGGgatttgttcttttttttttttttagagCACTGATTTCCTCTTAATTGTTTCACATGGTTAGGGTTAGTGTAAATATTGAATAGTTGTAGTACATGTATGTTGTCTGAATCCAATATCTGCTATGAGTGATTTACAACTCATAGGTCTACATACTTCTTTGATTGACAAACAATTCATCGATAATTAAATCATGCATCTTTGTTTATCTCTTTGGCTATTATAGCCTCTTTCTGAACCTTTAGTGGCTTAAATATTTGCTTTGTGAacacaacaaaaagaaaataaaccaTTGGTCAATTTATCccccattttttttatggcAAGTGCAAGTGCAACAAATTAATGTTTACCAAGTTCAGGCCACCAGTACGGCAATTGACAGGGGTTTTCAGAAGCTACAGCGTGAAATCAAAAGTGTGGTTGCCACCAAAGACCTCCCGATACTTAATAATTGGTGTAGTTTTTTTGGGAGGTGGAATTGCAATAGGAACTCACAATGGTCGCAGTACAAATGGGAAAGACTTTTCTACAACCCCTTTATCCACATTAGATTCCCCAGTATATGCTACTGAGCACGAGTTTCAAACTGGTTTAGCAAAGATTGCTAATCTTGTTGGTGCTGACAATATTTCAAGAGATAAAAGAACTTTACAATCACATAATGATTCATTCTTTTCAACGCACCATCCACCTAACCCTGAAGTCCAAGCTCCTGGGGCTATAATTTACCCCAATTCTACCAATGAAGTTTCtgaaattttgaagatTGCCAATAAGTTCCGAATTCCAATAGTTGCAAATTCCGGTCTAACGTCTATTGAGGGTCAGAACATTCATACTCGAGGACCTTATAGTATCTCCATATCGTTTCAAAGAATGAATAATATCCTCGCTTTCCATCCCAAAGATTtagatgttgttgttcagCCAGGTGTTTGTTGGCAGGATCTCAATGAGTTTTTAAGTTCTAATCCTGAAGGCAAGCACTTAATGTTTGGACCAGACCCTGGACCTGGGGCAAATATTGGTGGCATGGTTGGGACTAGCGCTTCTGGCACTAATGCTTTCAAATACGGAACTATGAAGGAAAATGTCGTGAATTTGACGGTAGTTTTAGCTGATGGCACGGTTATCAAAACTAGGCAAAGACCAAGAAAATCCAGTGCTGGTTATGATTTGACAAGATTGTTTATTGGTAGTGAAGGAACACTTGGGTTAGTCACCGAAGCCACGGTAAAGTTGCATGTACGGCCTAAATATGAATTAGTTAGTGTTGCCTGTTTTTCAACTATCAAAGAGGTAGCTGAAATGGCGCTGGATGTGATCGCTCAGGGAGTCCTGCCTAACGCAATGGAAATATTGGATGAAACGATGATCAAATTTGTCAATGAGTCAACATCAAAAAAGCAGTTGGAAAGTCCAACtttattcttcaaattGGGTGGATCCACTAAGGATTCAATTTTAGAACAATcaaaaatgattcaaaataTAGGCTGGAAACACAAGATGTTGGACTTTAAGACTAGTTCAAGTGAAGAGGAAAATGACGAATTGTGGTCGGCCAGAAGAAACGGATTTTGGTCAACTTTTGAATATGGGAAAAAGATTCTACACGATGCCAATGATGTTCAAGGATGGGGTACAGATATAGCTGTGCCTATCTCTCAACTAGCTAAAGTTATCTCTCAGACAAATGATGACTTGATAAGTTCTGGtttcaacaagaaattttcaattatggGACATATTGGAGATGGGAATTGCCATTTTTTGATACTATATAACTCGCCAGATTATTACAAAGTCAAAGTTTTGGTTGATAGAATGGTGAACAGAGCAATTGAGGCTTCTGGTACTTGTAGCGGTGAACATGGTATTGGTGTCGGGAAGAGAAGATATTTGGCAACAGAATTAGGTGAAACAGCAGTTGATCTAGCAAGAACCATTAAATTGAGCCTAGACCCTAATAGGATTTTGAATCCAGATAAGATTTTTATGATTGATCCACAAGATGATTTGGATAACCAGCTCGACGAGGGGAGTCTTCTTAACAATACTAGCTCTGGCTGCAATCATCAGCActgatcaattgaatatcaaGCATACAAAAACTTGTTTTAGATTTACAAACTAAAAAAGTGCTTTTATATTGATCCCAATAACTATATACAAGAAATACCATGGTTATCCTCTAAATAATAGGACAAATACTTTTGATGTTGTTTGACCCAtctatttatatatatatgtacgCTTAACCTCCCCCTGTCTGTTtatgaaaagaaatattgtGATTGCTTGACCAAATTCACATCAAAGCCCCCTTTACGTGGGACCTCAGGGAACTGTAAAGGAACTAAAACTTGGTAACTGTTGGCAGCATGACGGTTTGCAAACTCGTATGGCTTGTAATTCATGGTTACACTTATAGTGGTTTCCATATTCTTGGCGacttcaacttcttctgGATCGTCGGACTGCAACATCTGTAAACGCTTGCGCTCCATATACAACTCGTCGGCTATTTGAACAGGTCTATTTAATGCCTCTGcccattcttttttgattgCTTTAACTTTGCGCGTTAATTCGTGAGTATTAGGCAATGGAAGCACTTGGTAGTTGTCTTTATATCTTTCTGTGAACTCTTCTTTTAACAACTCTATTAAATTGGTAGTGTGCAATTTCACAAACTGGTCtctaatgattttattcatttgaGGAACATCAGCTGCATGTGTCCAAAACGAGTCATGAACAGAGGCAAATTGCAAGTCATTTTCTGTACATTTTGTTGCTGTCATCAACATGTGGGTTGCATCCAAagaatgaataaaatttgGTGGGAACCCATTTTGTTGCTTTCTGGAATCAACTGCACTAGTGTTGGAGGGCACAATAATATGCATATCTTGAACTGcagttttcaattgtttctttttgtgTTGACGATATGGTTGAACACAGGGTAATCCTAATGCGGTAGTCCAGATTACCGTTGACAAAAGTTCCAGCTCCAAATACTTAGATTCACCAAAATCTAAAGAAACTGATTTTGTTATTCTCTTAGCAGATTCGGTTAACCAATCTTGGATAAAATGAGCATTCTCAAACAATTCTCTAATAGAAGCAAACACTTGCCTAGCTAAGTACCTGGCAGGCATGTTGTGATCAGCATCTCTAGGGTATAGATGTGCTATTTGTTTTCtgatttgttcaattgCCCCAACAAAGGTGACACCGTAAACATTTGTCATGACTGTTTGCTTcacaatttttcttttgattttgtcTTGTAAGAAAATGGCAAATTCATCTCCCTTTTCGGCATCTGCCCTAACTCTGGCCTCGACAAGTTTAGCGACATAACTATAAACATCTTGTGGTTTGTCAGCAGGTTTCAAATTAACTTGGTTTGCCCCTTCAACATCACCACCTAAGGCGGCATAATGCTGTAATCCATTACAAGTTCCGTCTTGATGAACTGGCAAGTGGGAAACAAATTTGGTAGGATCGTCAAGCTTGTAAGCTTCAGCCAACTCAAAACAAACACTCAAAGCTTGCCAAGGTTTCTCGGCTTTTTGCCACCAAGCATTCGAAGCAAGTGGGTCAGCAGCTGATGCAAAAACCTTTTCCAAGTTTGCATCCACAAACTCAACTCTTTTAGTGAGTGACTCTTTGTCGACACCATATACATTAGCCAATTGGATTTTAAGCCATCTCAATCCTTCTTCGCCTAATTCTTTACCATcccaaaataaaaacaaagatCTGGTTAAGTCCCCACCCAAATGATTGAAATGAGGAGAAATTGGATAAGCTCTACCTCTGAAATCTAAATTATGAGGGAAATACAATTTTTCTCCAATAAACGCACGAGCAATTTCCAATCTATAATTATTGTCACATCTTTGAGATTTGTTAGACATGTATTCATCAAGGGCTCTGAACTTGGACATTGTATAGTTTAATAACACTTCAGGGTCAGAATTATCAGGTACGTCTTTAGGTAATCGAGGTTCTTCCGACACTGGAGGTATACTCAAAAACTCTTCTCCTGAATTCCAATAATGAGAAATGACattgaaaacttttttaTTCACAGTCCAAGCTGTTTTTCCCAAAACATTCAAGCCTTCAAACACTGCTTTTAAGTTTCCTCGTTCGTTAGCAGCTTTGATATATGCTTCCGTCTCAGGTGAATCTCTGACTCTGACCAAAGGTGTCTTTGAATATAAGCCACCACCTCCATAATACGAGTTCCAAGGTTTTGGTTCAACCAACATTGGCAAAGCCTGTGGTTGAATTGATTCGGTTAACGATGTTCCACTTAAAATATTGGAAATTTCTGTGTGCACCTTGATGACCCCAACACGATTACCACCAATAAACTGCATACTGTGAAAAAAGGCTGGATGGGAGTCTTCGATTAATCCCTGAGGAGTCTCCCTCGTAACTTTCAATTTGGCTACTGACATCAAGATGGATACCAAAACACCCCCAATTCTTGCACGTGTAGCATCATCCCATTCCGGGGTTGATTCATTGCCCTTTTGCATTGTTCTTCTCATCAACTTTTGCAATTGTGGTGATAAATGCTTTCgagaaaacaatttattttcttttttggctTGCAATCCAATTCTATATTCTGCCTCTATGGCTTTGCCTACACTTTGAATAGCTTTATAGGCACGGAAACCAGAAATGACTCCTCCTGTGGCATGCAATTTGAATAACTCAAGAATTGTTACAATAATTGCCTTATCGGGTGATAgtttcaataaaaaaggGGCGTACATGGCACGATCTTTAGCATTTGGGTCATCCTTTTCAATAACAGCGTTGTTACCATTGATTAAAGCTTCGCATTGTTTGTATTCTTTTTCCAATACTGGTAACATATCTTGAAGCCATTCATAGCATTGTGCATTTAATCCTTTcgataaattcaaatcccCTCGTTTGTGCAGTTCTTCAAAATCGTGTTTCCATTTTTCCTTAGCACCTTCAATTCCTCTTATTTCAATCTGTTTCTGTCTGTCAAGATTGTAAACATTCAATGCCTCGTTAAAAGCATGTCTTTGCTCGTCAGTTTTCAACTTGCTATACATTTCgaaataattcatttgaCCATTCATGATAT
This is a stretch of genomic DNA from Candida dubliniensis CD36 chromosome 1, complete sequence. It encodes these proteins:
- a CDS encoding DNA-directed RNA polymerase, mitochondrial precursor, putative (Similar to S. cerevisiae RPO41), producing the protein MLSAQRSLVKRITGVRLQFRMLHHTTKASSATSQIDKTSVGNFNQSETLSKVMSPLLSINQKKDVPSGLKHDNNKITYRSYLNLDSEKYNLDEEEKIVKYYSSKNDGVELQPYAPEIQYLKNILESFSEQKYFDKIDQVLRSLSKLVTTTEFTDICNKYLENILQDDSLSLQDLNNLIGQLQDKCKFKTNTRTEAMILGKMLNDSDNVESSINDFFGNMEKQTIIEILRNMDVIGVDNLYKVFDCDSIDASVIPKELQEIYQEHKLREHDDVIAEDILKLQENKQINPLDKKNLEELLAVDSFGLKVIRHSLLGLKPDSEAALEFSNQVEKIIEDMDDEALKHDIMNGQMNYFEMYSKLKTDEQRHAFNEALNVYNLDRQKQIEIRGIEGAKEKWKHDFEESHKRGDLNLSKGLNAQCYEWLQDMLPVLEKEYKQCEALINGNNAVIEKDDPNAKDRAMYAPFLLKLSPDKAIIVTILELFKLHATGGVISGFRAYKAIQSVGKAIEAEYRIGLQAKKENKLFSRKHLSPQLQKLMRRTMQKGNESTPEWDDATRARIGGVLVSILMSVAKLKVTRETPQGLIEDSHPAFFHSMQFIGGNRVGVIKVHTEISNILSGTSLTESIQPQALPMLVEPKPWNSYYGGGGLYSKTPLVRVRDSPETEAYIKAANERGNLKAVFEGLNVLGKTAWTVNKKVFNVISHYWNSGEEFLSIPPVSEEPRLPKDVPDNSDPEVLLNYTMSKFRALDEYMSNKSQRCDNNYRLEIARAFIGEKLYFPHNLDFRGRAYPISPHFNHLGGDLTRSLFLFWDGKELGEEGLRWLKIQLANVYGVDKESLTKRVEFVDANLEKVFASAADPLASNAWWQKAEKPWQALSVCFELAEAYKLDDPTKFVSHLPVHQDGTCNGLQHYAALGGDVEGANQVNLKPADKPQDVYSYVAKLVEARVRADAEKGDEFAIFLQDKIKRKIVKQTVMTNVYGVTFVGAIEQIRKQIAHLYPRDADHNMPARYLARQVFASIRELFENAHFIQDWLTESAKRITKSVSLDFGESKYLESELLSTVIWTTALGLPCVQPYRQHKKKQLKTAVQDMHIIVPSNTSAVDSRKQQNGFPPNFIHSLDATHMLMTATKCTENDLQFASVHDSFWTHAADVPQMNKIIRDQFVKLHTTNLIELLKEEFTERYKDNYQVLPLPNTHELTRKVKAIKKEWAEALNRPVQIADELYMERKRLQMLQSDDPEEVEVAKNMETTISVTMNYKPYEFANRHAANSYQVLVPLQFPEVPRKGGFDVNLVKQSQYFFS
- a CDS encoding RAM signaling network component, putative (Similar to S. cerevisiae MOB2;~Similar to C. albicans MOB2), with product MSFLNTIRGLGRGSKKNKKDLEPSNNSIYSHSNLSGNGLRRTQSPTKFSPSKLSSKGTPGSAQYTSSPTKRSRTGQSLQHQDSSSSLQYGHQSGSVSPSKRSSIQTTKTTIVNVDPPLFLCEPYVKTALVKGSFKTIVQLPKYVDYCEWLALNIFELFNHLNRFYGVIQEYTTPEAYPTMNAGPNTNYLWVNSSGQAVNLPACQYIEYVITWVTNKLNDQSVFPTKNGGAFPPNFIKDCKNISRQMFRIFAHIYHNHFDKIIHLSLEAHWNSFFAHFISFVKEFNLIDRTEMEPLLPLIENFEQQGKITQVGK
- a CDS encoding D-lactate dehydrogenase [cytochrome], mitochondrial precursor, putative (Similar to S. cerevisiae DLD1;~Similar to Kluyveromyces lactis DLD1;~Similar to C. albicans DLD1), with translation MFTKFRPPVRQLTGVFRSYSVKSKVWLPPKTSRYLIIGVVFLGGGIAIGTHNGRSTNGKDFSTTPLSTLDSPVYATEHEFQTGLAKIANLVGADNISRDKRTLQSHNDSFFSTHHPPNPEVQAPGAIIYPNSTNEVSEILKIANKFRIPIVANSGLTSIEGQNIHTRGPYSISISFQRMNNILAFHPKDLDVVVQPGVCWQDLNEFLSSNPEGKHLMFGPDPGPGANIGGMVGTSASGTNAFKYGTMKENVVNLTVVLADGTVIKTRQRPRKSSAGYDLTRLFIGSEGTLGLVTEATVKLHVRPKYELVSVACFSTIKEVAEMASDVIAQGVSPNAMEILDETMIKFVNESTSKKQLESPTLFFKLGGSTKDSILEQSKMIQNIGWKHKMLDFKTSSSEEENDELWSARRNGFWSTFEYGKKILHDANDVQGWGTDIAVPISQLAKVISQTNDDLISSGFNKKFSIMGHIGDGNCHFLILYNSPDYYKVKVLVDRMVNRAIEASGTCSGEHGIGVGKRRYLATELGETAVDLARTIKLSLDPNRILNPDKIFMIDPQDDLDNQLDEGSLLNNTSSGCNHQH